In Bifidobacterium adolescentis ATCC 15703, the sequence GTTTGAGCGACTATTGGCTGCCGATGGCCGGCGCGGCTTCCAGCGTGAAGTTCGCCACATCGTCGGACGCCGATTCGTTCTACTACAACACCGACACTATGTCGGCGATCTACCCTTCGCGCACCTCTCCGGGATTGTCCTATACGGAAACCGGCGTCATTCCACGGACGCCGACGAATAAGGAGATCGCCAAGGCGAATGCTTCCTCCATCAGCCAGCCCAAGGCGGAGGATGTGCCCGATTGCGTGGATAAGCTGGCCACCGCGATTGCGGGCGGCCAGTCCAAGGGCGGCGAGGCCGCGCAGTCTCTTGCCGACAAGCTCAGGGAATCCGGCTGGTTCTCCCATGGTTTGAATGGCGATTACCCGTCCAGGGCCGGTCACGGCAACTATCGCATCGACCAGCTGCTCGCCGGCAGTGCGATGGTCGGAGACAGCGAGCAATACGCTTCCGCGATGGCGCTTATGGCCCGCAGTCTCGGCTTGCCGAGCCGCGTGGTGCTGGGCTTCCTGCCGAAGAACGACGAGGGCGAGATCAGCGACAGCCGCACCGAGAAGCATGGCAAAACCACCACCACGAAATTCACCGGCAACGATGTGACCGCTTGGGTGGAGATCAAGCTGGACGGTTACGGATGGGTGGCGTTCTACCCGACACCGAAGGAAACGAAGGTTCCCGACGAGAACCAGAATCTCACTCCGCCCAATCCGCAGACCTTGGTGCGTCAGCCTCCGGTGCCGCTTACCGATCCGCTGCGTGACGACAACCAAGCCAAGGGCAAAACGTCGCTTGGCGGCAGCATGGCCGACGAGACGCCGACGAGCCTGTTCTGGCAGCGTTTCGGCAGAATCGTCAGAAAAGTCGCCATCTACGGCAGCCCTCTGTGGACGGTGCTCATCGTCTGCGGCCTGCTGCTCGCCATCAAGGCGATCGCCCTGGCTCGGGCGCGCAGGCATGGCAGCGCATCGCAACGCGTCGCTGCCGGATGGCAGGCGGTCGCGGCGCTTGCCCGGCAAAGCGGCCTTGACGTCCAAGGCACCAGAAACGAGCAGGCGCAGGCCATCGCCGAACAGATGGGCTTCGAAGCCGATACACTGCTCGCGCTGGGCAGGGAGGCTGATTACGCGGCCTTCTCCGGAGGCGATGTCACGCAGGAGCATGCGGAACGCTACTGGCATGACATCGCCGAAGAACGAAAGTTCATGCTCGGCTCGCTGCCGACGTTCCGCAGGTGGCGGGCGAAACTATCGCTTGCGGACGTGTTCCACTTCCGGAAAATCCGCTTGCGGAAAATCGGTGTGAAAGGGCGGGACTCATGAACGTCAAACATATTGAGGTCGGCCTGAACAGCAATATCGGCTTGCGTAGGAAAGACAACCAGGACAGCGCCTGCGCAGGCAACGGCGTGTATGTGGTGTGCGACGGCATGGGTGGCGGCAAGGGCGGCAAGCAGGCCAGTTCCGATGTTGCGGAACGGTTCGCGCGTTTGGCCGAACTGCCGACGCGCGATCTTGACGCGATTGAAGAAACGCTGATCCTTGCCCAGCAGGAGGTGCTCCGTCTGGGTGAGCAGCTCGGCGGCGTTGCGGGCACTACCATCAGCGGCGTGCTGCTGCCGACGCGTGTCGGCGATGACGCGATATGTTCCGACGAACGGTGTTACATCGTCAATGTGGGCGATTCCCGCACGTACCATATGCGCG encodes:
- a CDS encoding DUF3488 and transglutaminase-like domain-containing protein, with translation MSTTFTNTDNFTGNLTGTGTNSANTNTGMATGTGTGSWADSTHSVIWMSRSGKSPAMPNTNQPHAAQYASLTVAALLTIAAASNLIDVYGSALSWTSAAIPATIIGSLVALAGLVPALRLWWQMLFMACAQLVVGPVIFLNGTTIAHVIPTLRTLTQGWMRMLGSFKYLLAIDPPTGTGDGSLLAVWTICLWAALLAGIFAVAEDGRLTMVAVVPVVANLAICALLGTSSGFYRMAIGTIMAVVLVVWVSARWKLLELGRWLSSVVIVLLASAVAIGGCLVVGQNRTILRDHYDPPLSPYDYTSPLSGMRSYIKNHKDDVLLTVDDLPAGSTVRLAVMDRFDGNVWNLSDSTMASDSSNYHRVGDSIANNATGKRFTAKFTVDDGLSDYWLPMAGAASSVKFATSSDADSFYYNTDTMSAIYPSRTSPGLSYTETGVIPRTPTNKEIAKANASSISQPKAEDVPDCVDKLATAIAGGQSKGGEAAQSLADKLRESGWFSHGLNGDYPSRAGHGNYRIDQLLAGSAMVGDSEQYASAMALMARSLGLPSRVVLGFLPKNDEGEISDSRTEKHGKTTTTKFTGNDVTAWVEIKLDGYGWVAFYPTPKETKVPDENQNLTPPNPQTLVRQPPVPLTDPLRDDNQAKGKTSLGGSMADETPTSLFWQRFGRIVRKVAIYGSPLWTVLIVCGLLLAIKAIALARARRHGSASQRVAAGWQAVAALARQSGLDVQGTRNEQAQAIAEQMGFEADTLLALGREADYAAFSGGDVTQEHAERYWHDIAEERKFMLGSLPTFRRWRAKLSLADVFHFRKIRLRKIGVKGRDS